A genomic window from Pelagicoccus albus includes:
- a CDS encoding AMP-dependent synthetase/ligase: MKFKGVVADNLAEIYRLAADRYEDLPAFAARLRKGEFKPVSYRDLYDFGLYLGSALIELGVKSRDHVGLLSDNRVEWNIADYAILMCGAADVPRGTDVTNQEIEYILRHSDSKLVFVENAKLLERVIRIMPKLDRVEHLVLMDPDAKTPKGVLSLYELVERGKVLRAEGNREIEERMANIQPDDLFTLIYTSGTTGTPKGVQLTHANMASQVRNLPFPLEPDDRMLSILPIWHSYERIFHMIAISNGCCTYFTSLRTIADDLKAVKPTIMASAPRLWENLYLRIMKNVREAHWIRRGLFKAAYFSSRMVKGSVFFFQGKELDLHGRGFGERVVKGLLGGIKILFFTPLYIALNSVVLENLRQVVGGSFKGTVSGGGALQPHVDEFFNYIGVPVQEGYGLTETSPVAAVRTIPKLVIGSVGPLYPETELRIVDLNNGEILYPNSSLKGDGRGLKGEIHLKGPQVMKGYYKDQESTDRVLRDGWFNTGDIGIYTYNDCLKIVGRSKDTIVLLNGENLEPIPIEAQLCESPLVDQCMVVGQDRKHLGALIVPSLDGFASEGIKAADLEELSARKEVAQMIRAEAKRLISDENGFKKYEHIHDLRLLRKPFEVGEEMTNTFKIKRHVVDEKYADLIDQIFAG, translated from the coding sequence ATGAAGTTCAAAGGCGTAGTAGCAGACAATCTAGCGGAAATTTACCGTCTAGCTGCGGATCGGTATGAGGATCTGCCAGCATTTGCTGCTCGGCTGCGTAAGGGGGAATTCAAGCCGGTAAGCTATCGGGACCTGTACGATTTCGGGCTTTATCTCGGCTCGGCTTTGATTGAGCTAGGGGTAAAATCGCGGGATCATGTGGGCCTATTGTCCGACAATCGGGTCGAATGGAACATTGCCGATTATGCGATTCTGATGTGTGGAGCCGCTGACGTGCCGCGGGGTACGGATGTCACGAATCAGGAAATCGAATACATTTTGCGTCATTCCGATTCGAAGTTGGTGTTCGTAGAAAATGCCAAATTGCTGGAGCGGGTAATCCGTATCATGCCGAAGCTCGACCGGGTCGAGCACTTGGTGCTGATGGACCCAGACGCCAAAACACCCAAAGGGGTTCTAAGTCTCTACGAGCTGGTTGAGCGCGGAAAAGTCCTCCGAGCAGAGGGAAATCGTGAGATCGAGGAGCGAATGGCGAATATCCAGCCGGACGATCTATTCACTCTGATCTACACCTCGGGCACGACTGGCACTCCAAAAGGCGTCCAGCTTACCCATGCGAATATGGCTTCGCAGGTGCGAAACCTTCCTTTTCCGCTCGAGCCTGACGACAGGATGCTATCGATTTTGCCCATCTGGCATAGTTACGAGAGGATTTTCCATATGATCGCGATCAGCAATGGTTGCTGCACCTACTTTACGAGCCTGCGCACAATCGCCGACGACTTGAAGGCGGTGAAGCCTACGATCATGGCTTCGGCGCCTCGGCTTTGGGAAAATCTCTATTTGCGGATAATGAAAAATGTGCGGGAAGCGCATTGGATTCGCCGCGGTTTATTTAAGGCGGCTTACTTTTCGTCCCGCATGGTGAAAGGTTCGGTATTTTTCTTCCAAGGCAAGGAGCTTGATTTGCACGGGAGAGGATTCGGGGAACGGGTCGTCAAGGGCTTGCTGGGAGGCATTAAGATTTTGTTTTTCACCCCTCTCTACATCGCTTTGAACTCGGTTGTATTGGAGAACTTGAGACAAGTCGTTGGTGGCAGCTTCAAGGGCACCGTCTCTGGGGGCGGAGCGTTGCAGCCCCATGTAGACGAGTTTTTCAACTACATTGGCGTACCGGTGCAGGAGGGTTACGGTTTGACAGAGACCTCTCCTGTGGCGGCAGTTCGTACCATCCCGAAGCTTGTGATTGGTTCGGTCGGGCCGCTTTATCCGGAAACCGAACTGAGAATCGTTGATCTGAACAACGGAGAAATCCTGTACCCGAATAGCTCATTGAAGGGGGACGGACGAGGCTTGAAGGGCGAGATCCACCTGAAGGGGCCGCAGGTCATGAAAGGTTACTACAAGGATCAGGAGTCGACGGACCGGGTATTGCGGGACGGATGGTTCAATACCGGCGATATTGGCATCTACACGTACAATGACTGTCTGAAAATCGTAGGCCGATCCAAGGACACGATCGTATTGTTGAATGGAGAGAATTTGGAACCGATTCCTATCGAAGCTCAGCTCTGCGAATCACCCTTGGTGGATCAATGCATGGTTGTCGGGCAGGACCGGAAGCACTTGGGAGCTTTGATCGTTCCCTCCTTGGATGGATTCGCGTCTGAAGGGATCAAAGCGGCGGATCTAGAGGAGCTCTCGGCGCGCAAAGAAGTGGCCCAGATGATTCGGGCAGAGGCCAAAAGGCTGATCTCGGATGAGAACGGCTTCAAGAAGTACGAGCATATTCACGACCTGCGTTTGTTGCGTAAGCCTTTCGAGGTCGGGGAGGAGATGACGAATACCTTTAAGATCAAGCGGCATGTTGTAGACGAGAAGTATGCCGACTTGATCGATCAGATTTTCGCTGGTTAA
- a CDS encoding Gfo/Idh/MocA family protein, with amino-acid sequence MTDYQDSRSIFRRDFIKTGLVASGGILIAPHLAKAQGSPNGEINIALVGLGVQGRVLLDSMLNIPGLRFRAVCDIWEYSRTYGLRKLAKEGFEVNVYENIEDMLEKEKDLDAAVIATPDLWHSRHANLCLEAGLHVYCEKMMARTVEEARSMVLTARKTGKLLQIGHQRRSNPRYQHAYNNLIKKAKIPGRITNINGQWNRAVTPDVGWPKKYAIDDATLTRYGYKDMHQFRNWRWFKDLSGGPISDLGAHQIDIYNWFLDAYPKSVFASGGADYYPTREWYDNVMVIYEYDTSYGPVRAFYQTLTTTSAGGGYWEYFMGDEGAIKFSENPALSKIFREERAPEWEKWIDLHYLTQEEAPPAQEADKVDVRETAPLAKFDIPIVLNKPPHQPHLENFFAAVHGDAELNADAEHSFKSEVGIFRVNEAVEAKSVLEFSPSDFEV; translated from the coding sequence ATGACTGATTATCAAGATAGCCGTTCCATTTTTCGTAGGGATTTTATTAAGACAGGTTTGGTTGCCAGTGGGGGAATCCTAATCGCTCCTCACCTCGCTAAAGCTCAAGGTTCACCCAATGGGGAGATAAACATAGCTTTGGTAGGACTGGGCGTCCAAGGCCGTGTTCTGTTGGATTCTATGCTTAACATTCCTGGTCTTCGTTTCCGGGCCGTGTGCGACATATGGGAATATAGCCGGACCTACGGATTACGAAAGTTGGCCAAGGAAGGGTTCGAAGTGAATGTCTACGAGAATATCGAGGACATGCTCGAAAAAGAGAAGGATTTGGATGCGGCAGTTATTGCTACACCCGATCTTTGGCACTCGCGGCATGCCAATTTGTGTCTTGAAGCGGGGCTCCATGTTTATTGCGAAAAGATGATGGCCCGTACTGTAGAGGAAGCCCGCTCTATGGTGCTTACTGCCAGAAAAACAGGCAAGCTGCTTCAAATAGGGCATCAACGAAGAAGCAATCCTCGCTATCAGCACGCCTACAACAACCTCATCAAGAAGGCTAAAATTCCGGGGCGAATTACCAATATCAACGGTCAGTGGAATCGTGCTGTGACACCCGACGTCGGTTGGCCCAAGAAATACGCTATAGACGATGCGACGCTGACACGATATGGCTACAAGGATATGCACCAGTTTCGCAACTGGCGTTGGTTCAAGGATCTCAGCGGTGGGCCAATATCTGATCTGGGTGCCCATCAAATCGATATCTATAATTGGTTCCTCGATGCGTATCCAAAAAGTGTATTCGCTTCGGGTGGGGCTGATTATTACCCGACCCGTGAATGGTATGACAACGTGATGGTGATCTACGAATACGATACCAGTTATGGTCCCGTGCGGGCTTTCTACCAAACTCTAACCACTACCAGCGCAGGCGGCGGATATTGGGAGTACTTTATGGGAGACGAGGGAGCCATTAAGTTTTCTGAGAACCCAGCTCTATCAAAGATCTTCCGCGAAGAGCGAGCTCCGGAATGGGAAAAGTGGATCGACTTGCATTATCTGACACAAGAGGAAGCTCCTCCTGCTCAAGAGGCCGATAAAGTGGATGTTAGGGAAACGGCTCCGCTGGCTAAGTTTGATATTCCCATTGTCTTAAATAAGCCTCCCCATCAGCCGCATCTTGAGAACTTCTTTGCAGCGGTTCATGGTGATGCAGAACTAAACGCTGACGCGGAACATTCGTTCAAGAGCGAAGTTGGGATTTTCAGAGTGAATGAAGCGGTCGAGGCGAAGAGCGTTCTCGAGTTCTCACCTTCCGACTTCGAAGTGTAA
- a CDS encoding discoidin domain-containing protein gives MYKRILAIIAVSSFSALAIAEKSPIELEYPAPFLSGTPVPIVLPNLESADTPPPVVLAPDGVENLAYGKEVTSSDDFPIIGELELLTDGDKESEEGYFVELAQGLQWAQIDLEEEATIYGIGLWHFHSQKRAYVDVVIQVSNDESFSGGVVTLYNNDHDNSAGFGVGKDMAYIETNKGKLISGKEAKARYVRLYSDGNTSNEMNHYVEVEVFGSY, from the coding sequence ATGTATAAAAGAATTCTAGCAATCATAGCTGTATCAAGTTTTTCAGCACTAGCCATAGCTGAGAAATCTCCTATTGAGCTGGAGTATCCAGCTCCGTTTCTCTCCGGCACTCCGGTTCCAATCGTCCTGCCAAATCTTGAGTCCGCCGACACGCCACCTCCCGTTGTCCTTGCTCCTGACGGAGTCGAGAACCTCGCTTATGGCAAAGAAGTTACTTCAAGTGACGATTTTCCGATCATCGGAGAGCTTGAGTTGCTCACTGATGGAGACAAGGAGAGCGAGGAAGGTTACTTTGTGGAGCTCGCACAGGGACTACAGTGGGCTCAGATAGATCTCGAAGAGGAGGCCACCATTTATGGAATCGGCCTTTGGCATTTTCATTCTCAGAAACGTGCTTATGTGGATGTTGTTATCCAGGTTTCGAATGATGAGTCCTTTTCTGGTGGAGTGGTAACCTTGTATAACAACGACCATGACAATTCGGCAGGTTTTGGGGTCGGTAAAGATATGGCTTACATCGAAACCAACAAAGGTAAGCTAATCTCTGGCAAAGAAGCGAAAGCGAGATACGTACGTTTGTATTCAGATGGTAATACAAGTAATGAGATGAATCACTACGTAGAGGTTGAGGTGTTTGGTTCCTATTAG
- a CDS encoding ATP-binding cassette domain-containing protein, whose protein sequence is MPVLSVTELTISFSGPAVLENASLHIDRGERVCIVGRNGAGKSTLLKVISGEYGANSGSITFPEGGVATALPQEIPQDIDQTVREVVTSGFGSEGEALAKLHADLPHDPIDPERQWQMEARIEQTLKDLQLDPDAPFTTLSGGLKRRALLGKALVCEPSVLILDEPTNHLDIESILWLEDFLIGSKLTLLFVTHDRSFLKRLATRIVEVDLAQLNSYRCNYETYLDRKEELLEIEAKNRAAFEKKLSQEEAWLRKGIKARRTRNEGRVLALKKMREERQSWRSRSGTASFSLQQSGSSGAKVITAKQAAFSYGSTEILKPFDTQIMRRDRIGVIGANGSGKTTLLKLLLGKLQPTSGEIEHGSKLQVAYFDQMRAQLDYEKTVFDNVAGGNETVPVNGKQRHVMTYLQDFLFTPDRARASIKTLSGGERNRLLLARLFTQPANLLVLDEPTNDLDAETLELLEERILEFDGTLLLVSHDREFLENTVTSLFVLEGDGQVQEFNGGFNDWRKRKDQKIAEAAAPAKNSRNSWKEKKPKFTNKLRNELEALPKRIEELEERKEKLVEELADPATYQEGEEKVVRLKTEMDEIEAELELAFERWEELETLRESLTD, encoded by the coding sequence ATGCCCGTTCTCAGCGTCACCGAATTGACCATCAGCTTCAGCGGCCCCGCCGTTCTCGAAAATGCTAGCCTGCACATCGACCGGGGGGAGCGTGTGTGTATCGTCGGACGAAACGGAGCAGGCAAATCGACCTTGCTCAAAGTCATCTCGGGCGAGTACGGGGCCAATTCCGGCTCGATCACATTTCCAGAGGGCGGAGTCGCGACCGCCTTGCCCCAAGAAATCCCGCAAGACATCGACCAAACCGTTCGCGAAGTCGTCACCTCGGGTTTCGGCAGCGAAGGCGAGGCATTGGCTAAATTGCATGCCGATCTGCCACACGACCCCATCGATCCGGAGCGGCAGTGGCAAATGGAAGCCCGCATCGAGCAAACCCTCAAGGATCTGCAGCTAGATCCAGATGCTCCGTTCACCACTCTTTCAGGAGGGCTCAAGCGGCGCGCCCTCCTCGGCAAGGCTTTGGTCTGCGAGCCGAGCGTACTCATTCTCGACGAGCCAACCAACCATCTGGATATCGAATCAATCCTCTGGCTGGAGGACTTTCTGATCGGCAGTAAACTGACCCTTCTTTTTGTAACTCACGACCGTTCCTTCCTCAAGCGGCTCGCCACCCGCATCGTCGAAGTCGATCTAGCCCAACTGAATAGTTACCGCTGCAACTACGAAACGTACTTGGACCGCAAAGAGGAATTGCTCGAGATCGAAGCCAAGAATCGGGCGGCATTTGAAAAGAAACTCTCTCAAGAGGAAGCCTGGCTTCGCAAAGGCATCAAAGCCCGCCGGACTCGAAATGAAGGCCGCGTCCTCGCTCTGAAGAAAATGCGTGAGGAACGCCAATCTTGGCGAAGCCGCTCCGGCACAGCCTCCTTCTCCCTCCAACAAAGCGGATCTTCAGGGGCCAAAGTTATCACAGCCAAGCAAGCTGCCTTTTCCTACGGATCAACGGAGATCCTCAAACCCTTCGATACCCAAATCATGCGACGAGATCGCATCGGTGTCATCGGAGCAAATGGTTCGGGTAAGACTACCCTGCTCAAACTACTGCTGGGCAAACTCCAGCCTACCAGTGGGGAGATCGAACATGGCAGCAAACTGCAAGTCGCTTACTTCGATCAGATGCGGGCTCAGCTCGATTACGAAAAAACAGTTTTCGACAATGTGGCAGGCGGCAACGAGACGGTCCCCGTCAACGGCAAGCAACGTCACGTCATGACCTACTTGCAGGACTTCCTCTTCACTCCGGATCGGGCTCGGGCTTCCATAAAGACCTTGTCGGGAGGGGAACGTAACCGCCTCCTCCTCGCACGCTTGTTCACCCAACCTGCAAACCTACTGGTGCTCGACGAACCGACCAACGACCTCGATGCGGAAACTCTAGAGCTCCTAGAGGAGCGTATATTGGAGTTCGACGGAACTTTGCTACTGGTCAGCCACGACCGCGAATTTTTGGAAAACACCGTGACCTCTCTATTCGTTTTGGAGGGAGATGGCCAAGTGCAGGAGTTCAATGGCGGCTTCAACGACTGGCGCAAGCGTAAGGACCAGAAGATAGCCGAAGCTGCTGCTCCCGCCAAAAACAGTCGCAACAGCTGGAAAGAGAAAAAGCCGAAGTTCACCAACAAGCTCCGCAACGAGTTGGAGGCCCTCCCGAAGCGTATCGAGGAATTGGAGGAGCGAAAGGAGAAGCTAGTCGAGGAACTGGCCGACCCGGCGACCTACCAAGAGGGCGAGGAGAAAGTCGTACGGCTGAAGACGGAAATGGACGAAATCGAGGCGGAACTGGAGTTGGCTTTCGAGCGGTGGGAAGAATTAGAGACTCTCAGGGAGTCTCTTACCGATTGA
- the folP gene encoding dihydropteroate synthase, with protein sequence MLSENVSHWQLGSQKLELGKQSLIVGILNVTPDSFSDGGLYFSLEEAVARSEALLDAGAGVLDLGGESTRPGFVPVETEEEIRRLSPVVESLCEKRTDCILSIDTTKSAVAEACLERGAKIVNDVSGFLSDPLMAEVAAAFSAGVILMRNGREDEPGAGLLDRIRWSWDKSIKVALAGGVKEESIVLDPGVGFGTTRQEDLEILRNLKVLRDYGFPIMLGSSRKRITAQPNGLPLELRLEPTLTTTVAGVAAGVEMFRVHDVAENSRAVGLADLIYRGGSLDE encoded by the coding sequence GTGCTATCTGAAAATGTTAGCCATTGGCAGCTTGGAAGCCAAAAGCTGGAGTTGGGAAAACAATCGCTGATAGTCGGAATCTTAAATGTGACTCCAGACAGCTTTTCCGATGGAGGCCTCTATTTTAGTTTGGAGGAAGCCGTTGCTCGCTCGGAGGCTTTGCTTGATGCGGGGGCGGGAGTCCTTGATTTGGGAGGCGAATCTACACGGCCGGGCTTCGTGCCTGTGGAAACTGAAGAAGAAATACGCAGGCTCTCTCCTGTAGTGGAATCCTTATGTGAAAAGCGGACAGATTGTATCTTATCAATCGATACAACGAAATCTGCTGTTGCGGAAGCATGCCTTGAACGAGGAGCGAAGATCGTTAACGACGTGAGCGGGTTTCTCTCGGATCCTTTGATGGCTGAAGTAGCGGCAGCATTCTCAGCGGGCGTTATACTGATGCGAAACGGACGCGAGGATGAACCTGGGGCAGGGCTTTTGGATCGGATTCGATGGAGCTGGGACAAATCAATAAAAGTCGCCTTGGCAGGCGGAGTTAAAGAGGAGTCGATCGTTTTGGACCCCGGGGTCGGTTTCGGCACCACTCGTCAGGAAGATTTGGAGATTCTTCGAAACCTGAAAGTACTCAGGGATTATGGTTTCCCGATCATGTTGGGTTCTTCGCGCAAACGCATTACAGCCCAACCAAATGGATTGCCACTCGAACTCCGTCTCGAACCAACTTTGACGACAACGGTGGCTGGAGTTGCAGCCGGCGTAGAAATGTTTAGGGTTCACGATGTTGCGGAGAATTCGCGTGCGGTGGGATTAGCCGATTTGATTTACAGAGGAGGAAGCTTGGATGAGTAG
- a CDS encoding Gfo/Idh/MocA family protein: MTPISRRDLIKSAAVATAGSIVFPNILLGQSGQSANSKVNLAFIGAGGRATSNIQALQGENIVALCDVDEQRAAEMREFVPKARFFKDYRVMLDKMASEIDAVVITTPDHMHYPIAKWALAHGFHVYCEKPLTRCIWEARDLMKSAKKSGLITQMGNQGHTFSGLRLIQEWYAAGIFGEVKDVYHWTNRPFWPQGYLGRSKDPVPAHVDYDLWLGVAPKASYSGAILPFNWRGWRDYGCGSVGDMACHIMDSSYSGLGLGYPEWVEAQGTRFNENTFPSAMTAQFGFKTKSGKELTAHWFEGGPRPLGIKNVPADFFSSDQYGRDTANGSFIVGEDITLYVDTYSSSVRVFPDEKFQEIKPKLPPKTLPRIKGGPQKEFANAIREGVMPGSNFDYAAPFTEVALLGNVALFAGERIYYDPAEMKVSNVKSANKYLYSLYEYNRSFLPS, translated from the coding sequence ATGACCCCGATTTCACGTCGCGATTTGATAAAGTCCGCTGCGGTCGCAACCGCTGGAAGCATCGTCTTTCCGAACATTTTGCTAGGCCAGTCAGGCCAGTCCGCAAATAGTAAGGTCAACCTCGCCTTTATCGGCGCGGGAGGGCGAGCCACCAGTAATATCCAAGCCCTACAGGGAGAGAATATTGTCGCATTGTGCGATGTGGATGAACAGCGGGCAGCGGAGATGAGGGAGTTCGTTCCGAAGGCGAGGTTTTTCAAGGACTATCGCGTGATGTTGGATAAGATGGCTTCGGAAATCGACGCGGTAGTGATTACGACACCGGACCACATGCACTATCCGATCGCCAAATGGGCTTTGGCCCACGGGTTTCATGTATACTGCGAGAAGCCGCTGACTCGTTGTATCTGGGAGGCGCGAGACCTGATGAAGAGTGCCAAGAAATCTGGCCTCATTACTCAGATGGGAAACCAAGGACATACCTTTTCGGGGCTGCGGTTGATTCAGGAATGGTACGCTGCTGGTATTTTTGGAGAGGTTAAAGATGTCTACCACTGGACAAACCGACCCTTCTGGCCGCAGGGCTACCTGGGCCGTTCAAAGGATCCGGTGCCCGCTCATGTTGACTACGATCTTTGGCTAGGAGTCGCTCCAAAGGCTAGCTACTCGGGAGCGATACTCCCCTTCAATTGGCGGGGATGGCGGGATTATGGATGCGGTAGCGTTGGAGATATGGCCTGCCATATCATGGATTCCTCGTACAGTGGCCTAGGCCTTGGGTATCCAGAATGGGTTGAGGCGCAGGGGACTCGTTTTAATGAGAATACCTTTCCATCGGCCATGACTGCTCAGTTCGGTTTTAAAACGAAGAGCGGTAAGGAGCTGACCGCTCACTGGTTTGAAGGTGGCCCGCGTCCACTTGGCATTAAGAATGTCCCAGCAGACTTTTTTAGCAGCGATCAGTATGGCAGAGATACTGCGAATGGCTCTTTCATCGTAGGCGAGGACATCACTCTCTACGTCGACACCTACTCGAGCAGTGTGCGCGTATTCCCCGATGAGAAGTTTCAGGAGATCAAGCCGAAGCTTCCGCCCAAAACATTGCCCCGAATCAAAGGCGGGCCGCAGAAGGAGTTTGCGAATGCGATTCGAGAAGGAGTCATGCCTGGCTCCAACTTCGACTATGCTGCTCCTTTCACCGAAGTCGCGTTGCTGGGCAATGTAGCTCTCTTTGCGGGGGAACGGATTTATTATGATCCTGCCGAGATGAAGGTAAGTAACGTGAAGTCAGCTAACAAATACCTCTACAGCCTTTACGAGTACAACAGGAGCTTCCTGCCATCCTGA
- the folK gene encoding 2-amino-4-hydroxy-6-hydroxymethyldihydropteridine diphosphokinase: MSEAFLGFGSNIGCKVGNIRRAVQLLKQVDGIEEITLSSFYKTEPIGHVEQDWFVNAVARIVTTLSPLELLEQCLAVERELKRVRKERWGPRTLDIDILLFDDTRICDERLEVPHPRFMERAFVLRPLLELSPSLQIDGIRLSERLESLGEQGVERLESVVVLLGASEKPDRFSNKAQKALMDHGYRVVPVTPRGDSVLGVEVLRSILDCNDPVDTLTLYVGSARLPDFLPEILAIQPRRVLFNPGTENESVRAELAAFGIETIEDCTLVMLRENRF, encoded by the coding sequence ATGAGTGAAGCGTTTTTAGGATTCGGCTCCAATATTGGTTGCAAGGTCGGTAATATCAGACGGGCGGTCCAGCTTCTCAAGCAGGTAGATGGTATCGAAGAGATCACGCTCTCGTCCTTCTACAAGACGGAGCCGATCGGGCATGTTGAGCAGGATTGGTTCGTTAACGCAGTGGCCAGGATAGTGACTACGCTTAGCCCGTTGGAATTGCTGGAACAATGCTTGGCAGTGGAAAGGGAGTTGAAGCGAGTTCGCAAGGAACGATGGGGCCCGCGGACCTTGGACATCGATATTCTGTTGTTTGACGACACGCGCATCTGTGATGAGCGGCTCGAGGTGCCACATCCGCGGTTTATGGAGCGAGCTTTTGTTTTGAGACCGCTTCTTGAATTAAGTCCAAGCTTGCAGATCGATGGTATTCGATTGAGTGAACGCCTCGAATCCTTGGGCGAGCAGGGAGTTGAGCGCTTGGAGAGCGTTGTCGTTTTGCTGGGAGCCAGCGAGAAGCCAGATCGATTTTCCAACAAGGCTCAGAAGGCGCTGATGGATCATGGTTACCGCGTGGTTCCGGTGACTCCGCGAGGTGATTCAGTCCTGGGAGTTGAGGTATTGCGTTCGATATTGGATTGTAACGATCCAGTGGATACCTTGACGCTTTACGTAGGCTCGGCGCGATTGCCGGATTTCTTGCCGGAGATTCTGGCGATTCAACCTCGGCGGGTGTTATTCAATCCAGGAACCGAAAACGAAAGCGTAAGAGCTGAGCTTGCGGCTTTCGGTATCGAAACGATTGAAGACTGCACCCTAGTGATGCTGCGAGAGAATCGATTTTAG
- the folB gene encoding dihydroneopterin aldolase, with translation MSRRLDTVFLEGVELFGYIGVLEHEKRNGQTFYIDVELGVDLRNAGRSDILAQTVSYAEVFSLAEQLMDEARCDLIESYAEQLSEEIFSYFDLVRTTCITVRKPEAPIDGKFRAAGITIRRERDE, from the coding sequence ATGAGTAGAAGACTAGATACTGTTTTTTTGGAGGGTGTTGAGCTTTTTGGATACATCGGGGTCTTGGAACATGAGAAGCGAAATGGCCAAACGTTTTACATCGACGTTGAGCTTGGAGTGGATCTGAGGAATGCGGGCCGCAGCGATATCCTAGCTCAGACGGTGAGCTACGCAGAAGTATTTAGCCTTGCAGAACAACTGATGGATGAAGCTCGCTGCGATTTAATCGAGAGCTATGCAGAGCAATTGTCAGAAGAGATTTTTAGCTACTTCGATTTGGTTCGTACAACCTGTATCACGGTGAGAAAGCCGGAAGCCCCTATCGATGGAAAGTTTCGGGCTGCGGGTATTACAATTAGGCGAGAGAGAGATGAGTGA
- a CDS encoding type II secretion system protein, whose amino-acid sequence MTKKKAKKNGFTLIELLIAITILGILASIAVPFFQKYVRASRAASFTNDIRLLANAGAQYCLESGWWVEDSPVGVFPEELEGYVSQKKFELGSPLGGVWDFEQWGAGDFTSAVGVVGAAHGDEIFALVDKRIDDGDLTTGVFQKIAADRYYYVIED is encoded by the coding sequence ATGACAAAAAAGAAGGCCAAGAAAAACGGATTTACTCTCATAGAGCTCCTCATCGCTATCACGATCCTTGGCATTCTCGCGTCGATCGCGGTCCCTTTCTTCCAGAAGTACGTTCGAGCGAGCCGAGCAGCCTCGTTCACCAACGATATTCGCCTCCTAGCTAACGCCGGCGCCCAATACTGCTTGGAGTCAGGCTGGTGGGTAGAAGACTCACCGGTTGGCGTTTTCCCAGAGGAACTCGAGGGATACGTTTCCCAAAAGAAATTTGAACTGGGCAGCCCTCTCGGAGGGGTATGGGATTTCGAGCAATGGGGTGCGGGCGACTTCACTTCCGCTGTCGGCGTCGTAGGAGCAGCCCATGGTGACGAAATCTTCGCTCTGGTAGACAAGCGGATCGACGATGGGGATCTTACCACCGGCGTATTCCAAAAAATCGCCGCCGATCGTTACTACTACGTCATCGAAGACTAA
- a CDS encoding aminotransferase class IV: protein MSSIFIGDRFVQEGYVESDVLSRGFAFGFGVFETIKFIHRRPCFFSEHIERLKLAASSAGLAVELEEVELWERAIQLFNTAKLDSGVFKIVILDRGEDRIEPVVFVRSAGLPDMGPPLKLLASSVVKASQAFTSRHKSTNYMESILEAGKAKANGFDDCVFANEYGFLTECSVANLFFVQGKTLCTPELACGLLDGIVRSKILSIAPSFGLEVVEGRFSWDDLLSADEVFITSSGVGPRPVESFVGPGQRKAIYEISFLKELRAAYLKLEEEEVNGAI from the coding sequence ATGAGTAGCATTTTTATTGGAGATCGATTCGTGCAGGAGGGTTACGTAGAAAGTGATGTTCTAAGTCGTGGATTCGCATTTGGTTTTGGTGTGTTCGAAACAATTAAATTCATCCATCGTCGGCCTTGTTTCTTTTCAGAGCATATCGAACGCTTGAAATTGGCTGCAAGCTCGGCCGGTTTGGCGGTGGAGCTGGAAGAAGTTGAATTGTGGGAGCGAGCAATCCAATTGTTCAATACAGCAAAATTGGACTCGGGGGTGTTTAAAATAGTAATCTTGGACCGAGGAGAAGATCGGATTGAACCAGTCGTTTTTGTGAGATCGGCAGGACTTCCCGATATGGGGCCACCATTAAAACTATTGGCTTCATCGGTAGTAAAGGCGTCTCAAGCCTTCACAAGTCGTCACAAGAGTACCAATTATATGGAGTCCATTCTCGAAGCGGGTAAAGCGAAAGCTAACGGATTTGATGACTGTGTATTTGCAAATGAATACGGGTTTCTTACCGAATGTTCGGTTGCAAATTTGTTTTTTGTTCAAGGTAAGACCTTGTGCACGCCAGAGCTTGCTTGCGGCCTTTTGGATGGAATCGTTCGGTCAAAAATTCTCTCGATTGCTCCTTCCTTTGGGCTCGAGGTGGTGGAAGGACGTTTCTCTTGGGATGATCTTTTATCGGCGGACGAAGTTTTCATAACGAGCTCCGGAGTGGGGCCCAGGCCTGTGGAGAGCTTTGTTGGCCCTGGCCAAAGAAAGGCGATTTATGAGATCTCATTTTTGAAGGAACTGAGGGCCGCTTACCTGAAACTTGAGGAAGAGGAGGTAAACGGTGCTATCTGA